Proteins found in one Homalodisca vitripennis isolate AUS2020 chromosome 4, UT_GWSS_2.1, whole genome shotgun sequence genomic segment:
- the LOC124359767 gene encoding citramalyl-CoA lyase, mitochondrial-like: MVIYKLPACFFPTTLGLWFRLTHTAASRSPLQIIPDDTPRRALMYCPGDDMRKINKGINSKADCIALDCEDGVAINRKKEARATIRSVLDAGNLPKRPEVGVRVNAVDSGLCEDDLSVILSASNPPAALYLPKVESRDNLLWFAEKLDKYLVHNVTVKLVIFAESARAIMDLPEICKAAMELSQNHKLVPVGLVFGSDDLCASIGAARSVDGGEIMYARQRLVLVAKAFGLQAVDMVHIQYKDLDSLRQQSEAGARLGYTGKQVIHPDQIEIVQKAFLPSREQLQWARDVVDGFRASQQQGKGAFVHAGSMVDMPLLRQAENIIRLSGIDQNS; this comes from the exons ATGGTGATATATAAACTCCCTGCTTGTTTTTTTCCAACGACTCTTGGATTATGGTTCAGATTGACACATACAGCAGCTTCCAGAAGTCCACTACAG ATAATTCCTGATGACACACCAAGGAGAGCACTGATGTATTGTCCTGGTGATGACATGAGGAAGATTAATAAAGGAATCAATAGCAAAGCCGACTGTATTGCTCTTGATTGTGAAGATGGAGTGGCAATAAATCGGAAG AAAGAGGCGAGGGCCACAATAAGAAGCGTGTTAGATGCAGGAAACTTGCCAAAGAGACCTGAGGTTGGTGTCAGAGTCAATGCTGTGGACAGTGGTCTCTGTGAGGATGACTTATCTGTCATATTATCTGCTAGCAATCCTCCTGCTGCATTATACCTGCCCAAGGTAGAGTCCAGGGACAACTTATTATGG TTTGCTGAGAAACTGGACAAGTATTTGGTCCATAATGTGACTGTAAAGTTGGTGATCTTCGCAGAATCGGCCAGAGCAATCATGGATCTTCCAGAAATCTGTAAAGCCGCAATGGAGTTATCTCAAAATCACAAGCTTGTACCAGTCGGACTGGTCTTTGGCAGTGATGACTTATGTGCCAGTATCG GAGCAGCAAGGAGTGTGGATGGGGGTGAGATCATGTATGCAAGACAGCGGCTGGTTTTGGTTGCCAAGGCATTTGGACTTCAGGCTGTTGATATGGTTCATATTCAGTATAAAG ATCTGGACTCTCTGAGGCAGCAGAGTGAGGCAGGTGCCAGGCTTGGTTATACGGGCAAGCAGGTGATACATCCTGATCAGATAGAGATTGTGCAGAAGGCGTTTCTTCCCAGCAGAGAGCAGCTGCAGTGGGCTAGAGATGTAGTGGATGGCTTCCGTGCCAGTCAGCAGCAGGGCAAG GGTGCTTTTGTCCACGCTGGCAGTATGGTGGACATGCCTTTGCTACGGCAAGCAGAAAACATTATTAGGCTGTCAGGAATTGATCAGAACAGTTGA
- the LOC124359764 gene encoding ADP-ribosylation factor-like protein 3 — MGLLSILRKLKSSPDKELRILLLGLDNAGKTTLLKKLASEDVTHITPTQGFNIKSVQCDGFKLNVWDIGGQRKIRPYWRNYFENTDVLIYVIDSADRKRLDETGYELSELLMDEKLLGVPVLVYANKQDLLHAASAADIAQALALHMIKDRPWQIQACSATAGEGIKEGMEWVSKNVGKKK; from the exons ATG GGATTATTGTCTATATTAAGGAAATTGAAATCGTCACCTGACAAGGAGCTTAGGATTCTCCTCCTTGGATTGGACAATGCTGGAAAAACCACGCTCCTCAAGAAACTCGCCTCAGAAGATGTCACACACATAACGCCAACACAGGGTTTCAACATCAAGTCAGTGCAGTGTGATGGATTCAAACTCAATGTATGGGACATTGGAGGTCAACGCAAAATTAGACCTTACTGGAGAAACTATTTTGAGAATACTGATGTGCtg ATATATGTAATAGACAGTGCGGACCGCAAGCGTCTTGATGAGACCGGCTATGAACTGTCAGAACTGCTGATGGATGAGAAGCTGCTGGGAGTGCCGGTGCTTGTGTATGCCAACAAACAGGACCTGTTGCATGCGGCATCAGCTGCCGATATTGCCCAGGCCCTGGCTCTCCACATGATCAAGGACAGACCATGGCAGATACAGGCCTGCAGTGCAACGGCAGGCGAGGGTATCAAG GAAGGTATGGAGTGGGTGAGCAAAAATGTTGGCAAGAAGAAGTAA